The DNA region TATACGGTGGTCTTCCAGGGTGTGGAAGGCGACCTGCGCGATCTGTTGCAGCAGATCTCCGTGGCGGCCGGCAAGTCGGACGAACCCTTTGTCTCCAGCGGGCTCATCGCCCGGCGCATCGAGGACGACAAAAAGCTCTTCCAGACGGCGCTCAACAGCAAGGGCTACATGGACAGCTCCGTGAAGGCCGATCTGAACACCAGCGTGAAGCCGCCGGTGCTGACCTACACGGTGGACACGGGACCGCCGTTCATTCTGGAGGGCATATCCTACGAGGTGAACGGCGCGGTGGAGGGCATGACACTGCCGGACGCGCAGGCCCTGGGCCTGGACGTGGGCGCGCGCTTCGACGCCGTGACGGTGGTGGCGGTCTCCCGCAAGGTGCAGACGCAGCTGGCCGACAACGGCTACCCGTTCCCCAAGGTCGCCAAGCCGCGAATCCTGGCGGATTTCCAGGCCCATACGGTGCGGGCCGTGTATACGGTCACTCCGGGACAAAAGGCGGACTTCGGCGCAACCGAGATATCCGGCCTCACCACCGTGGACGAGGAGTTCGTCCGGGCCTACATCCCCTGGAAGGAAGGCGAGCTCTTCGACCGCACCGAGTTCGACACGTACTACGACAGGCTCTCCCAGCTGAACCTCTTCTCCACCATCCGCATCGATCCCGACACGAAGCTGGACGACTCCGGCCGGGTGCCGATCAAGGTCCAGCTTACGGAGCGCAAGCAGCGCACCATCCGCGCTGGCCTGGGCTACTCCAGCGACAAAGGGCCCCAGGCCCATGTCGGCTGGGAGCACCGCAACCTGCTGGGCGGCGGCGAAAAGCTCAAGGCCTCGATCCGTGCTTCCGGCGTGGAGTCCGAGGCTGGCCTGGCCTACAACTCGCCGCGCTTTCTGGGCCGCGAGCTCTCCTTTGATCTGGACGGCAAGTACGTCAAGTCCGACACCGAGGCCTACAAGGCCAACACCTTCGAGACGGGATTCCTCATCTCCAAGGAAGTGGTGGACCACCTCAGCATGGGCGGCGGGCTCCGCTACCGTCACGGCGATATCATCGAGGACGAGTCCAGGCCTTTTGACAACAACCGCCTCTACGACCTCCTCTCCGTGGTGCTGAAGGCCAGCTGGGACAACCGGGACTCCGTGCTCGACCCCACGAGCGGCCACAACATCGATCTGCGCGTCGAGCCGTTCTTCCCGGTGGGCAACACCGAGGGCGCGAGCTCCGAGTTCGTGCAGACCGTGCTTTCGGCCACAAGCTATCTGAAGCTGCTCGACTCCCCGCGACTGGTCCTTGCCGGCAGGGGCGCGGCCGGCGCTTCCTGGGGTGTCACGAGCGACGACCTGCCCGCCACGTTGCGTTTCTATCCGGGCGGCGGCGGTTCCGTGCGCGGCTACGGATACCAGATGGCCGGGCCCGTGAGCGGCAGCACGCCCCAGGGCGGCGCAGCCTTCCTGGAGTTCTCGGCCGAGGCCCGGGCCATGCTCACCGAGAAGTTCGGCATCGTCCCGTTCCTAGACGGCGGCTATGCCTATGAAGATCCCTTCGACATAAACGGCGACATGCTCTTCGGCGCGGGGCTGGGCATCCGCTATCACACCAGCTTCGGGCCGTTGCGCGCGGACATTGCCGTACCCCTCAAGCGCCGGAAAGACGTGGACGATCCTTTTCAGTTTTACATCAGCATAGGGCAGGCGTTCTGACCATGGCGAGCCGTCGCGTGCGCATAGCGATCAAAATCCTTCTGGCCTGTGTGGTCCTGGTGGTTCTGCTTGTGGCCGGAGTGTTTGTGGCCTTGCAGACCGGACCGGTCAAACGCGCCATTGCAGACTTTGCGGCCACGGCGGCCGGCGACGAAATGCACCTGACCGTGGAGGGGCTCTCCGGCGTGCTGCCGCTCTCCATCCGGCTGGAGCACGTGGCCATCGCGGAGTCCGAAGAGGCCGAGCCCTGGCTGGAGGTCCGGAATCTGTACCTTGCGTGGTCGCCCCTTGACCTGATCAGCGGCAATCTGCATGTGGATACGCTGAGCGCGGAGGAGGTGGCGTTGCGCGAGCTGCCGCCCCCTTCCGAAACGCCGAAGCCCAAAGAGCCGAGCGGGCCGGTGTGGCCGCCGCCGTCCCTCTCCCTGCCCAATGTGCAGGTGGATACGCTCTCGGTGGAGCGGTTCAGCATGGGCCAGGCCGTGGTGGGCCAGGCCGCGGACTACGGCGTGCACGGTAATGTGCGCGTCGGCGGGGGCCAGGCGGATGTCGATCTTTCCGTAACCCGGCTGGATGGTCCGGAGTCCGCCATCAAGGCGCTCATCGCCACCCGCGGCGTGGACACCGGCGCGCCGGAGCTCGATGTGGACATCGAGGTGCACGAGCCGCCGGACGGCCTGCTTGCTGCGGCCACCGGCATCGAGCAGAAAGCCCCTCTCTCCCTGACCCTGACCGGCAGGGGACCGCTCTCCGCCTGGAATGGCACCCTGGCCGCGAACCATGGCCAGGAGCAGCTTGCCGACCTGGGCCTCTCTCTGGCCGTAGCTGAGGACTCCCTCGGATTCGGCGTGGACGGCGGCGTGGCTACCGCTCCGCTGGTGGGGACGCCCGGAACGCCGGGCCTGCTGGAGCCCATGCTTTCCGAGACCGAGCGCGGCGCAGTACACGAACTGGGTGAACGCGTGACGCTGGCCGTGCACGGCCGCTGTCTGCTGGACTCCGGCGGCGACGTGCAGGGCTTGGAGCTGGGGCGGGCCGATATCTCGGCGCGCAGTCTCGGCGTGAATGCCACCGGCCGGATCGGCTCCAGCCTCGACGACATGGACGTGAAAGCCCGGGCCAATATCGAGGACCTCGCGTTTCTCAACGCGTTCATGGACGAGCCGCTACGCGGCTCCCTGGCGCTTTCGGCCGACCTGGCCAGCGACACGGGCGCTCTGCGCGGCGATGTGAACCTGACCATGCAGGACGCCGGGTTCCAGGACTTCGGCGCGGACAAGGCTGCCGTCACCCTGCACATCACGCCTCTTGAGGACGCCAAAGGCTGGAAGGCGGAGGACCCCGAAAAGCCGCTGCCTCCGGTGCGCGCGCAACTGGCCCTCGATGTCTCCGGGCTGGCTCTGCCCGCCGGGATGGAGTCTGTTGCCAAAGCCGTGGGCGATTCCCCCAGGCTGACAGGCGAGTTCCAGACCGTGGATGGGGACGTGGTGCGCATCGAATCCCTGAATCTGGCCGCGGCTACGGCGACCCTCGCCGTCTCGGGCCAGACGTCCCTCAACGGTCCGGCCAAGACCCACGTAACGCTGACGGCGGATGATCTGGCCGCCCTGGCCGATGCGTTCGACATGAAGGACGCCGGCCTGGCCGGCGGAGCCACGGTGACCATCGACGTCGACGGCAACTGGAGCGTGCCTTCAGGGACCGTCCGCGTGGACGCCAAGACCAGGCAGCTTGTGGTGGACGCCAACAACGCCACGGCGCCGCAGGGCTCCCTGGCCGCGATTCTGGGCAGCGAGCCCACGGCCACGGTCAAGGGCGATCTCGCGGAGTCCGGCGCGCTGGATGTCAGCCAGTTCACGGTCACGGCGCGGGCGATCTCCCTGCGGGGATCGGCGCAGGCCAACATCAACGACCCCAAGGCCCCGCTCAAGGTGGCGGTGGACGCCAAAGCCGACAGCCTGGAGCCGTTCTCGGCCCTGGCCGGAACAAAGCTCGGCGGTGCGCTGGCCCTGTCCGTGCGCGGCAGCGGGGACATGGATGCGCCCGACCTGTCCCTGGACCTCGCCATCGACCAGCCGCAGGTGGACGCGCAGGCGTTCGAGAAGCTGGCCGTGAAGGTGGACGGCTCCGGCCCGCTGGACAACTGGTCCGGCGCAGCGTCCGTGAACCTCGCCGCCATGGTGGAGGGCCAGCCAGCAGCGCTGGACGTGCGCACAGACTTTACCCGCGGCGCGGAGCGTCTCGCCTTTGACAACCTCGCGATCAAGGGACCGGGCATAGCCCTGAACGGCGACCTGGCCTTACTTACGGAATCGGGCCTGGTCACGGGCTCCCTGGCCGGCGGAGCAGAAGACCTGGGCCGGCTGGGCGCCTTCGCCAAGGTGGATCTGGGCGGCTCGTTGCAGACCTCCATCGCGCTCAAGGACGTCTCCGGCGCGCAGGCCGTGGATCTCACGGCCACGCTGCGCAACGTGCAGGCCCCGGGCGCGGCCGTGGGCAGCGCGGATATCGAGGCGCATCTCACCGACGTCACGGCGGCGCCGCAGGGCACGGCCCGTGTGCAGGTGCAGGAAATTTCGGCCAGTGGTTTCGCCGCCAGGTCCTTCTCCCTGACCGCCGACGGCGGCGGGAACGGCATGGACATCGGCCTGAAGCTGGATGGCCAGATCGAGGCCGGGGCAGAGCCCGCGCCTGTGGACCTCTCCCTGAATGGCCGACTGGAGCAGCCCGAGGGCGGCGTGCTGTTCCGCCTCACCAAGCTTTCGGGGTCGCTGGACGAGCGTCCCCTGACCCTGCCGCAGCCCGGCTCCGTCTCCTTTACCGGCGGCAAGCTGGCCATCGAGCCGCTGACCCTGGGCTGGGGCGACGCCCGCATCTCGGCCAAGGGCGGTTGGGGCGCGGAACGCGCCGACCTCACCGCCGGCATTGCGGATCTTACTGCGGACAGCGTGATGCAGCTCATCGGCAACCAGGCCGTGGGGCCGGAGGCGACCGTTGCGCTGCAGCTCGATGTGACAGGGCCGCTCTCCAGGCCGTCTGCCGACGTGACCGTGTCGGCCAAGGGCATGCGGATGCGCGTAGCCGAGGATTCTCCTCTGACGGCCATGAACGAGCTCAGCGTGGACGCCGAGGCCCACGTTACGGGTGGCAAGCTCACGGCCACGGCCCAGGTGGGCGGCCTGCCGGACGGCCAGGCCAGGCTGGAGGCCGCGTTGCCCGCCACGTTCTCGCTGGAGCCCTTTGCCTTCGAGGTGCCCATGGACGGCGCGCTCTCGGCGAACGTGCAGGCCAGCACGGAGCTCAAGGGGTTCGAACCCGTGCTCGCATTTTTCGGCGTATCGGCCTCCGGCGCGTTCACGGCGGATTTCACCATAAACGGCACCCCGAGCAACCCCGGCTTCGGCGGCAAGGCCGCCATCAAGAACGGCCGCATCGAGTATGTAGATACGGGCTCCGTGGTCTCGAACCTCGACCTGGAGTTCGTGGCGGCGGACTCTCCTGAGAGCGATGCGCCGCGGCTCATCGTGAACCTGACCGCCGCGGACGGCGAGAAGGGCTCGGTAAAGGTCAGCGGCTGGGTCGACGCCAATCCGGAAAAGGCCACGCCCTTCATGATCAACGTGGCCCTGGACCAGTTCACGGCCGTGCGCATGGACATGCTGCGCATGGCCGCCACGGGCAACGCCGCCCTGGAAGGCAATATGGAGAAGAGCCGTATCGTGGGCGGCATCTCCCTCGCCCCGGTGCAGGTCTGGCTGCCGGAGCAGCTCCCGCCCAGCGTGACCGACGTGGAGGTGGTGGACGTGCGGACCTTGGAGCAGACCGGGCCCGGGGAATCCGCGCAGAACGCCACGGAAAAGGCCGGGAAAGACAAACCCGCGGCGCCGGCCGCCTTTGACCCCACGCTGGAGCTGGGCGTGGAGGTGAAGGAGGGCATGCGCGTGCAGGGCATGGGCGTGGACACCACCTGGAAGGGCCGTCTCGACGTGAGCGGCCGGCTTTCCGGGCCAAAGCTCACCGGCAATGTCTCCACCACCCAGGGCAGCCTGGAGTTTCTGGGCAAAAAGTTCAACATCCGCAAGGGAACATTGAACTTCTGGGGGCAGAACCCGCCGTCGCCGCGGGTGGAGGTGGAGGCCACCACACAGGCCGGCGACGTGTTGGCCATTATCCGCGTGTACGGGCAGGCGGACTCCCCGCAGTTCTCGCTGGCCTCGGAGCCCAGCCGCCCGCGCGACGAGATCATTTCCTACATCCTCTTCGGCCGGGAGCTGAACAGCATCAGCCCGGTGCAGGCCATCAAGATTGCCCAGACCGCCACCATGATCGCGGCCGGCTCCGACTTCATGTCCATCCAGCGCAACGCCTCCAAGCTTCCGTTCCTGAGCGGTGTGGATATCGGCTTGGCGGATACGGAAGGAGGCGGCGCCGTGGAGGTGGGCACCGATGTATCCGAGGACGTGCATGTGAACGTGGAGCAGGGCCTGGGCAACAGCGCCACGCAGGTGGAGGTGGAGGTCGATCTTACCAGGAACTTCAGCGTGCGCGGCACGGTGGACGACCAGGGCGACCAGGGTGTGGGGGTGGACTGGCGACTCGATTACTGATGTATGCATGTTGCTGTTCGAGCCAGCATGATTACTTGATTTGTATTGGGGAAAGGACTAGAGGAACGTATCATTTCACACAGACGGATAGACGTGTCGTATCATTCCTACATGCCGCCGGGGATACAACTCGACCGGCGCTTGCACACACAGCACTGTTCCTCGCATCATTCCGCGCGACAAATCCCGTCCAGCTTCGTCCGGGCAGGTTCCCGGCAG from Oceanidesulfovibrio marinus includes:
- a CDS encoding translocation/assembly module TamB domain-containing protein — its product is MASRRVRIAIKILLACVVLVVLLVAGVFVALQTGPVKRAIADFAATAAGDEMHLTVEGLSGVLPLSIRLEHVAIAESEEAEPWLEVRNLYLAWSPLDLISGNLHVDTLSAEEVALRELPPPSETPKPKEPSGPVWPPPSLSLPNVQVDTLSVERFSMGQAVVGQAADYGVHGNVRVGGGQADVDLSVTRLDGPESAIKALIATRGVDTGAPELDVDIEVHEPPDGLLAAATGIEQKAPLSLTLTGRGPLSAWNGTLAANHGQEQLADLGLSLAVAEDSLGFGVDGGVATAPLVGTPGTPGLLEPMLSETERGAVHELGERVTLAVHGRCLLDSGGDVQGLELGRADISARSLGVNATGRIGSSLDDMDVKARANIEDLAFLNAFMDEPLRGSLALSADLASDTGALRGDVNLTMQDAGFQDFGADKAAVTLHITPLEDAKGWKAEDPEKPLPPVRAQLALDVSGLALPAGMESVAKAVGDSPRLTGEFQTVDGDVVRIESLNLAAATATLAVSGQTSLNGPAKTHVTLTADDLAALADAFDMKDAGLAGGATVTIDVDGNWSVPSGTVRVDAKTRQLVVDANNATAPQGSLAAILGSEPTATVKGDLAESGALDVSQFTVTARAISLRGSAQANINDPKAPLKVAVDAKADSLEPFSALAGTKLGGALALSVRGSGDMDAPDLSLDLAIDQPQVDAQAFEKLAVKVDGSGPLDNWSGAASVNLAAMVEGQPAALDVRTDFTRGAERLAFDNLAIKGPGIALNGDLALLTESGLVTGSLAGGAEDLGRLGAFAKVDLGGSLQTSIALKDVSGAQAVDLTATLRNVQAPGAAVGSADIEAHLTDVTAAPQGTARVQVQEISASGFAARSFSLTADGGGNGMDIGLKLDGQIEAGAEPAPVDLSLNGRLEQPEGGVLFRLTKLSGSLDERPLTLPQPGSVSFTGGKLAIEPLTLGWGDARISAKGGWGAERADLTAGIADLTADSVMQLIGNQAVGPEATVALQLDVTGPLSRPSADVTVSAKGMRMRVAEDSPLTAMNELSVDAEAHVTGGKLTATAQVGGLPDGQARLEAALPATFSLEPFAFEVPMDGALSANVQASTELKGFEPVLAFFGVSASGAFTADFTINGTPSNPGFGGKAAIKNGRIEYVDTGSVVSNLDLEFVAADSPESDAPRLIVNLTAADGEKGSVKVSGWVDANPEKATPFMINVALDQFTAVRMDMLRMAATGNAALEGNMEKSRIVGGISLAPVQVWLPEQLPPSVTDVEVVDVRTLEQTGPGESAQNATEKAGKDKPAAPAAFDPTLELGVEVKEGMRVQGMGVDTTWKGRLDVSGRLSGPKLTGNVSTTQGSLEFLGKKFNIRKGTLNFWGQNPPSPRVEVEATTQAGDVLAIIRVYGQADSPQFSLASEPSRPRDEIISYILFGRELNSISPVQAIKIAQTATMIAAGSDFMSIQRNASKLPFLSGVDIGLADTEGGGAVEVGTDVSEDVHVNVEQGLGNSATQVEVEVDLTRNFSVRGTVDDQGDQGVGVDWRLDY
- a CDS encoding autotransporter assembly complex protein TamA, which codes for MTYRTGRKASTALPGLIALVLFALLASAGAGECRAEETNATAASKGTGYTVVFQGVEGDLRDLLQQISVAAGKSDEPFVSSGLIARRIEDDKKLFQTALNSKGYMDSSVKADLNTSVKPPVLTYTVDTGPPFILEGISYEVNGAVEGMTLPDAQALGLDVGARFDAVTVVAVSRKVQTQLADNGYPFPKVAKPRILADFQAHTVRAVYTVTPGQKADFGATEISGLTTVDEEFVRAYIPWKEGELFDRTEFDTYYDRLSQLNLFSTIRIDPDTKLDDSGRVPIKVQLTERKQRTIRAGLGYSSDKGPQAHVGWEHRNLLGGGEKLKASIRASGVESEAGLAYNSPRFLGRELSFDLDGKYVKSDTEAYKANTFETGFLISKEVVDHLSMGGGLRYRHGDIIEDESRPFDNNRLYDLLSVVLKASWDNRDSVLDPTSGHNIDLRVEPFFPVGNTEGASSEFVQTVLSATSYLKLLDSPRLVLAGRGAAGASWGVTSDDLPATLRFYPGGGGSVRGYGYQMAGPVSGSTPQGGAAFLEFSAEARAMLTEKFGIVPFLDGGYAYEDPFDINGDMLFGAGLGIRYHTSFGPLRADIAVPLKRRKDVDDPFQFYISIGQAF